Proteins co-encoded in one Rhopalosiphum maidis isolate BTI-1 chromosome 2, ASM367621v3, whole genome shotgun sequence genomic window:
- the LOC113554744 gene encoding cytochrome b-c1 complex subunit 6, mitochondrial-like — MLFAGIRETLSKFVQSPFGVVRAEEELVDPAKVLREKCEQEKEAQERFAKLQECNTRVNSRKATAETCVEEFWDFLEVVDKCIAKDLFDHLK, encoded by the exons ATGTTGTTTGCTGGTATAAGAGAAACCCTGTCCAAGTTTGTGCAGTCTCCTTTCGGTGTGGTTAGAGCCGAAGAAGAACTAGTTGATCCAGCAAAGGTTTTGAGG GAAAAATGTGAACAAGAAAAAGAAGCCCAAGAAAGATTTGCCAAATTGCAAGAATGTAATACTCGAGTAAACTCTAGGAAAGCAACAGCTGAAACCTGCGTTGAAGAGTTTTGGGATTTTCTGGAAGTCGTCGATAAATGCATCGCAAAAGACCTGTTCGATCATCTCAAGTGA
- the LOC113554743 gene encoding synaptic vesicle 2-related protein isoform X1 translates to MESSSSGYQNLNESDRRVSNVFTAKKQAQDFEMSNVTVVPDETYTVAQAVDAFGFGRFQVKLSLFTGLCWMADSMETTILSILSPTLQYEWQITLFQQALATTVVFMGMMLSLPFWGSFSDKFGRKTALTLCSVLLFYFGILSSMSPNYIWLLILRGLVGFAIGCSPQSVTLYAEFLPCKQRAKCVVLLDCFWALGACFEVLLALIVMPTLGWKWLLVLSTAPLLGFACVCPWLPESAKYLVTNGQTDKAIDTLKKVAHDNGKPMLLGRLVVDDVVLEEKRGRFTDLLLPQLRVSSVLLWFIWLVCAFCYYGIVLMSTGLFESSNNNRTCSSNVNSGIFKTVQSCTAESHYLTTRDYIDLLWTTLAEFPGIFATIFVIDRFGRKITLVFQFTLFAITLFLLFQYAKNRVLLTFTLFLARGIIAGVFQAIYVYTPEVYPTPLRSIGVGTCSAMARLGAMVTPYVAQVLLKSSFNISIIIYITAALLAALASLLLPIETKGRDMKEEYVEKD, encoded by the exons ATGGAATCCTCCTCGTCGGGTTACCAAAATCTGAACGAATCTGACCGTAGGGTCAGCAATGTCTTCACTGCCAAGAAACAGGCGCAAGACTTTGAAATGAGCAACGTGACTGTTGTGCCCGATG AAACGTACACTGTTGCTCAAGCCGTAGATGCTTTTGGATTTGGCAGATTCCAAGTAAAACTATCGCTGTTCACTGGACTTTGTTGGATGGCTGATAGTATGGAAACAACCATATTGAGCATTTTATCACCGACTTTACAATACGAATGGCAAATAACACTTTTTCAACAAGCACTAGCAACAACT gttgTTTTTATGGGCATGATGTTAAGTTTACCATTTTGGGGATCTTTCAGTGATAAGTTTGGCCGAAAAACA gcTTTGACTCTCTGTtcagtgttattattttactttggcATTCTTAGTTCAATGTCACCTAACTATATATGGTTATTGATCTTGCGAGGATTAGTTGGATTTGCCATTGGTTGTTCTCCACAGtc TGTTACGTTATATGCAGAATTTTTACCTTGTAAACAGCGAGCCAAATGTGTAGTATTACTTGAT tgtttttGGGCGCTCGGAGCATGCTTCGAAGTTCTTTTAGCCCTAATAGTGATGCCCACATTAGGCTGGAAATGGCTTTTAGTATTGTCCACAGCACCATTGCTTGGTTTCGCATGTGTGTGTCCG tggtTACCAGAATCAGCCAAGTATCTAGTGACTAATGGTCAAACAGATAAGGCGATtgacacattaaaaaaagttgcaCATGATAATGGAAAACCAATGCTCTTGGGTAGATTGGTCGTTGATGATGTGGTTCTAGAAGAAAAACGTGGTCGTTTCACTGATCTTCTATTGCCGCAACTCAGAGTCTCATCTGTTTTACTCTGGTTTATTTG gttGGTGTGTGCATTTTGTTACTATGGCATTGTGTTGATGTCTACAGGACTGTTTGAGAGCAGTAACAATAATAGGACATGTTCATCAAATGTAAATAGTGGAATTTTTAAGACTGTGCAATCTTGTACTGCTGAATCTCATTATTTGACAACTCGAGACTACATAGATCTCCTGTGGACAACACTTGCAGAATTTCCTG GGATATTCGCCACCATTTTTGTGATTGATAGGTTTGGTCGAAAGATTACATTGGTTtttcaatttacattatttgctattactttatttttactatttcaatatgcaaaaaa TCGTGTATTGTTGACGTTCACATTGTTTTTGGCAAGAGGTATAATTGCAGGAGTGTTCCAGgccatttatgtatatactccAGAG gtTTATCCAACGCCATTAAGATCCATAGGGGTCGGAACTTGTAGTGCTATGGCCCGTCTAGGTGCTATGGTTACACCATACGTTGCTCAG gtattgcTCAAatcatcatttaatatttccatAATCATTTACATTACAGCAGCTTTACTGGCCGCTTTAGCGAgtttattattaccaataGAAACTAAAGGAAGGGACATGAAAGAAGAATATGTGGAAAaagattag
- the LOC113554743 gene encoding synaptic vesicle 2-related protein isoform X2 — MESSSSGYQNLNESDRRVSNVFTAKKQAQDFEMSNVTVVPDETYTVAQAVDAFGFGRFQVKLSLFTGLCWMADSMETTILSILSPTLQYEWQITLFQQALATTVVFMGMMLSLPFWGSFSDKFGRKTALTLCSVLLFYFGILSSMSPNYIWLLILRGLVGFAIGCSPQSVTLYAEFLPCKQRAKCVVLLDCFWALGACFEVLLALIVMPTLGWKWLLVLSTAPLLGFACVCPWLPESAKYLVTNGQTDKAIDTLKKVAHDNGKPMLLGRLVVDDVVLEEKRGRFTDLLLPQLRVSSVLLWFIWLVCAFCYYGIVLMSTGLFESSNNNRTCSSNVNSGIFKTVQSCTAESHYLTTRDYIDLLWTTLAEFPGIFATIFVIDRFGRKITLVFQFTLFAITLFLLFQYAKNRVLLTFTLFLARGIIAGVFQAIYVYTPEVYPTPLRSIGVGTCSAMARLGAMVTPYVAQLLFD, encoded by the exons ATGGAATCCTCCTCGTCGGGTTACCAAAATCTGAACGAATCTGACCGTAGGGTCAGCAATGTCTTCACTGCCAAGAAACAGGCGCAAGACTTTGAAATGAGCAACGTGACTGTTGTGCCCGATG AAACGTACACTGTTGCTCAAGCCGTAGATGCTTTTGGATTTGGCAGATTCCAAGTAAAACTATCGCTGTTCACTGGACTTTGTTGGATGGCTGATAGTATGGAAACAACCATATTGAGCATTTTATCACCGACTTTACAATACGAATGGCAAATAACACTTTTTCAACAAGCACTAGCAACAACT gttgTTTTTATGGGCATGATGTTAAGTTTACCATTTTGGGGATCTTTCAGTGATAAGTTTGGCCGAAAAACA gcTTTGACTCTCTGTtcagtgttattattttactttggcATTCTTAGTTCAATGTCACCTAACTATATATGGTTATTGATCTTGCGAGGATTAGTTGGATTTGCCATTGGTTGTTCTCCACAGtc TGTTACGTTATATGCAGAATTTTTACCTTGTAAACAGCGAGCCAAATGTGTAGTATTACTTGAT tgtttttGGGCGCTCGGAGCATGCTTCGAAGTTCTTTTAGCCCTAATAGTGATGCCCACATTAGGCTGGAAATGGCTTTTAGTATTGTCCACAGCACCATTGCTTGGTTTCGCATGTGTGTGTCCG tggtTACCAGAATCAGCCAAGTATCTAGTGACTAATGGTCAAACAGATAAGGCGATtgacacattaaaaaaagttgcaCATGATAATGGAAAACCAATGCTCTTGGGTAGATTGGTCGTTGATGATGTGGTTCTAGAAGAAAAACGTGGTCGTTTCACTGATCTTCTATTGCCGCAACTCAGAGTCTCATCTGTTTTACTCTGGTTTATTTG gttGGTGTGTGCATTTTGTTACTATGGCATTGTGTTGATGTCTACAGGACTGTTTGAGAGCAGTAACAATAATAGGACATGTTCATCAAATGTAAATAGTGGAATTTTTAAGACTGTGCAATCTTGTACTGCTGAATCTCATTATTTGACAACTCGAGACTACATAGATCTCCTGTGGACAACACTTGCAGAATTTCCTG GGATATTCGCCACCATTTTTGTGATTGATAGGTTTGGTCGAAAGATTACATTGGTTtttcaatttacattatttgctattactttatttttactatttcaatatgcaaaaaa TCGTGTATTGTTGACGTTCACATTGTTTTTGGCAAGAGGTATAATTGCAGGAGTGTTCCAGgccatttatgtatatactccAGAG gtTTATCCAACGCCATTAAGATCCATAGGGGTCGGAACTTGTAGTGCTATGGCCCGTCTAGGTGCTATGGTTACACCATACGTTGCTCAG ttaCTCTTTGATTAA